The genomic stretch AGAACCCGCTGGCGGGATAAGGGAGCCCGTATCCGTCGTCTTTATCTTCTGGGGCTGACCCTGGCGGCCCTCCTCTGTGGCCTGACCTATTACCTCCCTGAGGTCATTAAAAGGCTTCCGCCAAAATACGCCCACCTTGACCCCACCCTTAAGCTCCAGGGGTGGAAGAAACTCGGCCAGAAGATAAGCCAGATCCGGCAGAAGCATCCTGAGACCTTTGTCATCTCCCTTAAGCGCCAGATAGTCAGCGAACTGGCCTTCTACATGGAGGGCCAACCGGAAGTTTATCGGTGGGCCGGCGAAAGAAGACCGGTGCGCACCCAGTATGAGCTCTGGCCCTGGCCCCGCAATCTCATAGGGAAAGAGGCCCTGATAGTCTTAAGGGAGCAAGACACCCTCCCCCAGGAGCTGGCCTCCCTTTTTGAAGAGGTGAGGTTTCTTAAAGAGGTCCAGATAGATTTGGGCCTGGGCCGGAAGAGGATCTTTAAGGTCTATTGGGGAGGAGGCTTTCGGGGGCACCCCCGCTATACAGGCCCTTAGCCCAGGCCATATTTTTCTATCTTGTAGCGAAGAACTCTCTCGGAGAGCCCCAGGATCTCCGCTGCCCGGGTCTTGACCCCCTGGGCCTCTTTTAGGGCTCGACGGATCCTCTCCCGCTCCAACCACTCCACTGCCTCGGGCAAAGGTAGCTCCCAGAGCTTCATCTCCTCACCAGAGCCCCTTCTCTGGCTCCCGCCCAGCTGAGGCGGAAGGTCTTCCAGGGTTACCAGAGGACCTTCGGCCAGAATAACCGCCCGCTCAATGATGTTTTCCAGTTCGCGAACATTGCCCGGAAAATCATAGACCAGAAGGGCCCCTAAGGCCTCGCGGCTTAGACCTTCCAGGGACTTGCCGTGCTTTTGGGCAAAACGCTTAAGGAAATATCTGGCCAGAGGTTCTATATCCTCTCGGCGCTCTCTTAAAGGCGGAATCTTGATGGAAAAGACGTTAAGACGCCAGAAGAGATCCTCCCTGAAGCGCCCTTCTTCGACCATCTTTGGGAGATCCTGGTTGGTGGCGGCCAACACTCGAACATCAACCCTGACCTCCTGGAGACCACCAAGACGGGTAAAGCTTTTCTCCTGAAGGACACGCAAAAGCTTGGCCTGGAGAGAAAGGGGCAGATCCCCAACCTCATCGAGGAAAACGGTTCCCTTATGGGCCATCTCAAAGAGCCCGGGTTTGCTGCGGTCAGCCCCGGTGAAGGCCCCTTTTTCGTGGCCGAAAAGCTCACTCTCCAGAAGGCCCTCCGGGATAGCGGCGCAATTGATCTTAATAAAAGGCCCCTCTGCCCGGGGGGAGAGATGATGAAGGAGGCCAGCGACTACCTCCTTGCCGGTGCCCGACTCTCCAAGGATCAGCACCGTGGCCTCGGTGGCCGCCACCTTGGAGACCAGACGGAGAACCTCCTTCATGGCCCGGCTTTCAGCCACCACTCCGGGCACCTCTGGCTCCCCTACCTCCTCCAGCCTCTTTTTAAGAACCTCCACCTCCCGCCGAAGGCGAAGTTCCTTAAGGGCCCTGTCCAGGAGGAGGAGAAGCTCCTCCAGATTTATGGGCTTGGTAAGATAGTGAAACGCCCCCTGGCGCATGGCCTCAACGGCCTTCTCCACCGAGCCAAAGGCGGTGATGATGATCACCTGGACAAGGGGGCGCTTCTTTTTGATCTCCTGAAGGAGGGTCAAACCATCGCCATCGGGCAGAAGATAATCCAGAAGGACAATGTCTGGATCACGAGCCAGAAGCTTCAGCCCTTCTCTGGCGTCAGGGGCCGAATCTACCTCATAGCCCTTGAGGGCGAGATATTCAGCCAGCATCTGGCGCTGCTCAGGATCATCCTCGATGAGGAGCACTCTGGGCATGATTTTTCCCTCCGCTTGGAATATGGACTTCAAAAGAAGTCCCCCGGCCAGGGTGGCTACTTAAGATGATACGACCACCATGGGCCTTAACCACCCGTTCGACAATAAAAAGCCCCAGGCCAAAGCCCTCCCTCTTACGACTGAAGAAGGGATCAAATATCCGGCGCTGGTCTTCGGAGGAGATACCAGGGCCCTGGTCTTTGATGATGAAGACGGTCTCTTCGGGGGAGACGGTAATCCTTAACTCCACAGTCTTCCCGGCCGGAGAGGCCTCAACGGCATTGCGCAAAAGGTTTTCTAGAGCCCTGACCAGCCACCGAAGATCGGCCCAAAGGACAGAGTCTTCCGGGAAGGGAGAAACCTTAATCTCCACCCCTTTCATCTCGGCCAAGGCCTTGGGGGAGGCCAGGGCCTCCCTGACCACCTCTTTTAAGGAGACCGGGCGAAGGTCCACCTTGATGCCCCGGGCCAGAGAGAGAAGCTCTTCGGCCAGGGAGGAGAGGCGGTGGATCTCCCGGCCCATTCGGTCAAGGATCTCTGGCCGCACCTCGCCCACCTCCCGAAGCATCTGGACCCCCATGCTTAGGGTGTTAAGAGGATTTCTGATCTCATGGGTCAGCATGGCGGCCATCCGGCCTACAGTGGCCAAACGCTGACTCTCGGCCAGGGTCTCCCTGAGCTTTTCTTCCTTGCGACGTAAACCTTCAAGATAAAGCCCCACCCCCAAAAGAATGGCCACCCCTCCGGCCAGAATCACCAGACCATGAAGGAGCCCCTCTCGCCAGACATCCTGCTTGAAGGACTCATCAACCCCCACAAGAATGAAGAGCCCAGGCCCTGGCCAGCCACGAACCTCCCGGCAGAGGTAAAAGACCCCGTCTTTTTCCAGCTCAAGGGGACACTTAAGGAGTTTTTTGGCCAAAGGAGATATAGCCTCGGGAAAGCTGTTAAGAAGGGGGCCTTCTTTAGTCCAGACCATCACCCCGGAGAGAAGCGGCTGACCTTGGAGCTCATCGGTCAACCAGGCCAGCCCTTTAA from Thermosulfuriphilus ammonigenes encodes the following:
- a CDS encoding sigma-54-dependent transcriptional regulator — translated: MPRVLLIEDDPEQRQMLAEYLALKGYEVDSAPDAREGLKLLARDPDIVLLDYLLPDGDGLTLLQEIKKKRPLVQVIIITAFGSVEKAVEAMRQGAFHYLTKPINLEELLLLLDRALKELRLRREVEVLKKRLEEVGEPEVPGVVAESRAMKEVLRLVSKVAATEATVLILGESGTGKEVVAGLLHHLSPRAEGPFIKINCAAIPEGLLESELFGHEKGAFTGADRSKPGLFEMAHKGTVFLDEVGDLPLSLQAKLLRVLQEKSFTRLGGLQEVRVDVRVLAATNQDLPKMVEEGRFREDLFWRLNVFSIKIPPLRERREDIEPLARYFLKRFAQKHGKSLEGLSREALGALLVYDFPGNVRELENIIERAVILAEGPLVTLEDLPPQLGGSQRRGSGEEMKLWELPLPEAVEWLERERIRRALKEAQGVKTRAAEILGLSERVLRYKIEKYGLG
- a CDS encoding sensor histidine kinase; the protein is MKVRPERIWLGLGMGSLLILTLAYLFVLHHDLREHQRLDALAIHQLVTARILGHLELVRLLPPSAPAYLKGLAWLTDELQGQPLLSGVMVWTKEGPLLNSFPEAISPLAKKLLKCPLELEKDGVFYLCREVRGWPGPGLFILVGVDESFKQDVWREGLLHGLVILAGGVAILLGVGLYLEGLRRKEEKLRETLAESQRLATVGRMAAMLTHEIRNPLNTLSMGVQMLREVGEVRPEILDRMGREIHRLSSLAEELLSLARGIKVDLRPVSLKEVVREALASPKALAEMKGVEIKVSPFPEDSVLWADLRWLVRALENLLRNAVEASPAGKTVELRITVSPEETVFIIKDQGPGISSEDQRRIFDPFFSRKREGFGLGLFIVERVVKAHGGRIILSSHPGRGTSFEVHIPSGGKNHAQSAPHRG